A stretch of the Clostridium fungisolvens genome encodes the following:
- the serS gene encoding serine--tRNA ligase has protein sequence MLDLRFVRENPEIVKQNIKNKFQDNKLGLVDEVIALDAELRNAKQEADSLRANRNKISKSIGALMAQGKKEEAEDMKKQVAANSARLAELEVKEGELEKKVKDIMMIIPNIIDPSVPIGKDDSENVEVERFGEPVVPDFEIPYHTEIMEKLSGIDLDSARKVAGNGFYYLMGNIARLHSAVISYARDFMINRGFTYCIPPFMIRSEVVTGVMSFAEMDAMMYKIEGEDLYLIGTSEHSMIGKYIDTILPEASLPHTLTSYSPCFRKEKGAHGIEERGVYRIHQFEKQEMIVVCKPEESMVWYNKLWKDTVDLFRSLDIPVRTLECCSGDLADLKVKSVDVEAWSPRQKKYFEVGSCSNLGDAQARRLKIRVDGENGKYFAHTLNNTVVAPPRMLIAFLENNLNEDGSINIPVALQPYMGGMSVIK, from the coding sequence ATGTTAGATTTAAGATTTGTAAGGGAAAACCCTGAAATAGTAAAACAAAACATAAAAAATAAGTTTCAAGATAATAAGTTAGGTTTAGTTGATGAAGTTATAGCTTTAGATGCTGAACTTAGAAATGCAAAGCAGGAAGCTGATTCTTTAAGGGCAAATAGAAATAAGATCTCAAAGAGCATTGGTGCATTAATGGCTCAAGGGAAAAAAGAAGAAGCAGAAGATATGAAAAAACAAGTTGCTGCAAACTCTGCACGTTTGGCAGAATTAGAAGTTAAAGAAGGCGAACTTGAGAAAAAAGTTAAGGATATAATGATGATAATTCCAAATATCATCGATCCAAGTGTTCCAATAGGTAAGGACGATAGCGAAAATGTGGAAGTTGAACGTTTTGGTGAACCAGTAGTTCCTGACTTTGAGATTCCATACCATACTGAAATCATGGAAAAACTTAGCGGTATTGATTTAGATAGTGCTAGAAAGGTTGCTGGAAATGGTTTTTATTATCTAATGGGTAATATAGCTAGACTTCATTCAGCAGTTATATCATATGCTAGAGATTTTATGATAAATCGTGGATTTACATATTGCATACCACCTTTCATGATTCGTAGTGAAGTTGTAACTGGTGTTATGAGTTTTGCTGAAATGGATGCAATGATGTATAAAATAGAAGGTGAAGATTTATATCTTATAGGAACAAGTGAACATTCTATGATAGGTAAGTATATAGATACAATATTGCCAGAAGCTTCACTTCCTCACACTTTAACTAGTTACTCACCATGCTTCAGAAAAGAAAAAGGAGCTCATGGGATAGAGGAAAGAGGAGTTTATAGAATTCACCAATTTGAAAAACAAGAAATGATTGTTGTATGTAAACCAGAAGAAAGTATGGTTTGGTACAATAAACTATGGAAAGACACAGTAGATTTATTCCGTTCACTAGATATACCAGTGAGAACCTTAGAATGTTGCTCAGGTGACTTAGCAGATCTTAAAGTAAAGTCAGTAGACGTAGAAGCTTGGTCTCCAAGACAAAAGAAATACTTTGAAGTAGGAAGCTGCTCAAACTTAGGCGATGCTCAAGCACGTCGTTTAAAGATACGTGTAGATGGCGAGAATGGTAAGTATTTTGCACATACATTAAATAATACAGTTGTAGCTCCTCCAAGAATGTTAATTGCTTTCTTAGAGAACAACTTAAATGAAGATGGATCTATAAACATTCCAGTAGCATTACAACCTTATATGGGTGGAATGTCAGTAATTAAATAA
- a CDS encoding YkgJ family cysteine cluster protein: protein MKLLFDSEGKVNYDKIDKDTTVEDMLKAIDIFLNSNPLPCDDCEESCCKKAWSVEMDNICVNRISNWNDEAASDFVRQRLVKKRNYYREFDQFVLDKENNCHFITNENYCTIYEQRPIICRLYICIDKSFRYNVVRELIGSTYLQALIFEDEIRNKVLTEDLIKVYNRNPAVFAKGYDIALKDIFNYAEEEGWLYDDEIDEL, encoded by the coding sequence ATGAAATTATTATTTGACTCAGAAGGCAAAGTGAATTATGACAAGATTGATAAAGATACAACTGTGGAGGATATGTTAAAAGCAATTGATATATTTTTAAATAGCAACCCTCTACCTTGTGATGATTGTGAGGAAAGCTGCTGTAAAAAGGCTTGGTCAGTTGAAATGGATAATATCTGTGTTAACAGAATAAGTAACTGGAACGACGAAGCTGCTTCTGACTTTGTAAGACAGAGGCTTGTAAAAAAGAGAAATTACTATAGAGAGTTCGATCAATTTGTATTAGATAAAGAAAATAATTGCCACTTTATTACAAATGAGAACTACTGCACAATTTACGAGCAAAGACCAATAATATGCAGATTGTATATATGTATTGATAAAAGCTTCAGATATAATGTAGTTAGAGAACTTATTGGGAGCACTTATTTGCAGGCATTAATATTTGAAGATGAGATTAGAAATAAAGTGCTTACGGAAGATTTGATTAAAGTGTATAATAGAAATCCTGCTGTATTTGCAAAGGGTTATGATATAGCTTTGAAAGATATATTTAATTATGCAGAAGAAGAAGGATGGCTATATGATGATGAAATAGATGAATTATAG
- a CDS encoding MFS transporter — protein sequence MKKLYSLYILIITQGLSLVGSRMSGIAIGLWLYQTKGTTMYLLLIPFFNEITAVIFGGIAGIVVDRWKRKYAMMLGDLGQAVGTVLLFVCTFGNNLNIYLIYIAVIIQGIFTLFESIAADAATTMMVTESHIDRANAIKEMTFPMAGIIAPVISGFLYVIIGIEGILLIDFVTFIISVVILIFIKIPEPEIQEYHSSEDNNFIKDMSTGFMCLLKVKGLFGLTLYITFINFMLNGPLELVIPYITKINGNSFVLATILAIMNLGAFMGAIIIAVYEIKLTRINTIILGINISSVMFLIFGIARTPLFLGGSLFILMIPLPIINAMFKSIIQTKVTASMQGRAFSAIAQISNAIVPLSFVITGFLIDNILEPAVAGPNWKVIGYFLGSKPGSGIGLILVVTGALILIVTLIVRRIPNIKYLEEKS from the coding sequence ATGAAAAAACTATATAGTTTATATATTTTAATAATTACCCAAGGGCTTTCTTTAGTAGGAAGTCGAATGTCAGGGATAGCCATTGGATTATGGTTATATCAAACAAAAGGAACTACCATGTACTTACTTCTTATACCATTCTTTAATGAGATAACAGCTGTAATCTTCGGAGGAATAGCTGGGATTGTGGTTGACAGGTGGAAGAGAAAGTATGCAATGATGCTTGGAGACTTAGGCCAGGCAGTAGGAACAGTACTTTTATTTGTATGTACCTTTGGAAATAATTTAAATATTTATCTTATATATATAGCCGTAATTATACAAGGAATATTTACCTTGTTTGAAAGTATTGCAGCTGATGCAGCCACCACTATGATGGTGACTGAAAGTCATATAGATAGAGCAAATGCAATAAAAGAGATGACTTTTCCTATGGCTGGAATAATAGCCCCAGTAATATCAGGGTTTTTGTACGTGATAATAGGAATAGAAGGAATACTCTTAATAGACTTTGTAACTTTCATTATATCAGTAGTTATTCTTATATTTATAAAAATACCGGAGCCAGAAATACAAGAATACCATAGTAGCGAAGATAATAATTTTATAAAAGATATGAGTACTGGTTTTATGTGTTTATTGAAGGTTAAAGGCTTGTTTGGGTTGACATTATATATAACTTTTATTAACTTTATGCTCAATGGGCCGTTGGAGTTAGTAATACCGTATATTACTAAGATAAACGGAAACTCATTTGTATTAGCTACAATTTTAGCAATAATGAATTTAGGTGCTTTTATGGGAGCAATAATAATTGCTGTTTACGAGATAAAACTTACTAGAATAAATACAATTATTCTTGGAATAAATATAAGTTCTGTGATGTTTTTAATCTTTGGTATAGCGCGAACACCACTATTTTTAGGGGGATCCTTATTTATTCTTATGATACCTTTACCAATAATAAATGCAATGTTTAAATCTATCATTCAAACAAAGGTTACAGCTAGTATGCAAGGGAGGGCTTTTTCAGCTATAGCTCAGATTTCAAACGCTATTGTTCCGTTATCTTTTGTAATAACCGGTTTTTTGATAGACAATATTTTAGAACCAGCAGTTGCGGGGCCAAATTGGAAGGTGATAGGATATTTTCTAGGAAGTAAACCTGGTTCAGGAATAGGGCTTATACTTGTTGTAACTGGTGCGCTAATACTAATAGTTACTTTAATAGTTCGTAGAATTCCAAATATAAAATATTTAGAAGAAAAGTCTTAG
- a CDS encoding glycoside hydrolase family 3 protein: MRNWRQIDKGDYVIIINESGKNVAYSKNSGIKIIEQDGFAFKNLSKSGKLEKYEDWRLPAKERAKDLASKLSIKQIAGLMLYSGHQAVFSKKDSFSKAFDGTYNGKTFDEADAKITDLTDQQRRFLTDDNLRHVLVTAVDDAKTAALWNNNLQTFVEGVGFGIPVNISSDPRHTTSANAEFNAGAGGDISKWPEPLGLAATFSSEEVSKFGFIASKEYRALGISTALSPQVDIATDPRWMRFSGTLGEDPILARDLAEAYCNGFQTSVGESETEDGWGYESVNAMVKHWPGGGSCESGRDAHFAYGKYAVYPGNNFNDHLIPFTEGAFKLSGKTKKASAVMPYYTISYDIDKKYGENVGNSFSKYIIKDLLREKYDYDGVVCTDWGITKENHIIDGFISGKSWGVEKLSESERHYKVLMAGVDQFGGNNEVLPILEAYEMGVKELGEKYMRERFEKSAVRLLLNIFRTGLFENPYVDPEESDKLVGNAEYMKTGYECQLKSLVMLKNKNQILPIRERKNVYIPKRRLKESIDWFGNIIPERVVEPVNKAIIEKYFNVVEKAEEADFSIVFIESPKTVGYSKKDGYVPISLQYRPYKATSSRKVSLAGGDPLEESNNRSYFGKTNYATNEEDLDIILETKNLMGQKPIVVSINMANPTVLSEFEEKADAIVVDFGVQAQVILDIISGKHSPSGLLPFNMPKNMDTVEEQFEDVPHDMKCYKDELGNEYSFAYGLNFNGVINDERVRKYKRI, from the coding sequence ATGAGAAATTGGAGACAAATTGATAAAGGCGACTATGTAATTATTATAAATGAAAGTGGAAAAAATGTTGCCTATTCAAAGAATTCAGGTATTAAAATAATAGAGCAGGATGGCTTTGCTTTTAAGAATTTGAGCAAAAGTGGAAAACTTGAAAAATATGAGGATTGGAGACTTCCAGCTAAAGAAAGAGCTAAGGATTTAGCAAGTAAACTTAGTATAAAGCAAATAGCAGGTCTTATGCTATACAGTGGACATCAAGCGGTTTTTAGTAAAAAAGATAGTTTTTCAAAAGCTTTTGATGGAACTTATAATGGTAAAACTTTTGATGAGGCTGATGCAAAGATTACCGATTTAACAGATCAACAAAGAAGGTTTCTTACAGATGATAATTTAAGGCACGTACTTGTAACGGCGGTGGATGATGCTAAAACAGCAGCACTTTGGAATAATAATCTACAAACATTTGTAGAAGGAGTTGGTTTTGGAATACCTGTAAATATAAGCAGTGATCCAAGACATACAACTAGTGCTAATGCTGAGTTTAATGCTGGTGCAGGAGGAGATATCTCTAAATGGCCAGAGCCGTTAGGGCTTGCAGCAACTTTTAGTAGTGAAGAAGTTAGTAAGTTTGGATTTATTGCATCTAAGGAATACAGAGCACTTGGAATTTCAACTGCTTTATCACCTCAAGTAGATATAGCAACAGATCCTAGGTGGATGAGGTTTAGTGGGACTTTAGGGGAAGATCCAATTTTGGCACGAGATTTAGCTGAAGCATATTGTAATGGATTTCAAACTTCTGTTGGAGAAAGTGAGACTGAAGATGGTTGGGGATATGAGAGTGTAAATGCCATGGTTAAACATTGGCCAGGTGGAGGAAGCTGTGAAAGCGGTAGAGATGCTCATTTTGCTTATGGTAAATATGCTGTTTATCCAGGAAATAATTTTAATGATCACTTAATTCCTTTTACAGAAGGAGCCTTTAAGTTATCTGGTAAGACTAAGAAAGCATCAGCAGTTATGCCTTATTATACTATATCTTATGATATTGATAAAAAGTATGGCGAAAACGTAGGAAATTCTTTTAGTAAATATATAATTAAGGACTTACTTAGAGAAAAGTATGATTATGATGGGGTTGTTTGTACTGATTGGGGGATAACAAAGGAGAATCATATCATAGATGGATTCATATCAGGTAAGAGCTGGGGAGTTGAAAAATTATCTGAAAGTGAAAGACACTATAAAGTATTGATGGCTGGAGTGGATCAGTTTGGTGGGAATAATGAGGTTTTACCAATTCTTGAAGCCTACGAGATGGGAGTAAAAGAATTAGGTGAAAAATATATGAGAGAACGATTTGAAAAATCAGCTGTAAGATTATTACTTAATATTTTTAGAACTGGTTTATTTGAAAATCCATATGTAGATCCAGAAGAATCTGACAAATTAGTTGGCAATGCTGAATATATGAAAACTGGATATGAATGTCAGCTTAAATCTCTAGTGATGTTAAAAAATAAAAATCAAATACTTCCAATTAGAGAAAGAAAAAATGTGTATATACCAAAGAGAAGATTAAAGGAAAGTATAGATTGGTTCGGAAACATAATTCCTGAAAGAGTAGTAGAACCTGTAAATAAAGCTATTATTGAAAAATATTTTAATGTAGTGGAGAAAGCAGAGGAAGCTGATTTTTCTATAGTTTTTATAGAATCGCCTAAGACTGTAGGATATTCTAAGAAAGATGGATACGTACCTATAAGCTTACAATACAGACCATATAAGGCTACAAGCAGTAGAAAAGTTAGTCTAGCAGGCGGAGACCCATTAGAAGAATCAAATAACAGATCTTACTTTGGTAAAACAAACTATGCTACAAACGAAGAAGATTTAGATATAATTTTAGAAACTAAGAACCTAATGGGGCAAAAACCAATAGTAGTGTCTATAAACATGGCAAATCCAACAGTGCTTAGTGAGTTTGAGGAAAAGGCTGATGCAATAGTGGTTGATTTTGGTGTGCAAGCTCAAGTCATACTTGATATTATAAGTGGAAAGCATAGTCCAAGTGGACTATTACCATTTAATATGCCAAAAAACATGGATACTGTTGAAGAACAGTTTGAGGATGTGCCTCATGATATGAAATGCTATAAAGATGAACTAGGTAATGAGTATAGTTTTGCTTATGGACTTAACTTCAACGGTGTTATAAACGACGAAAGAGTAAGGAAGTATAAAAGGATATAA
- a CDS encoding non-canonical purine NTP pyrophosphatase has product MRLIYGTYNPSKLTSMIKMLDGLNIEVTGIGSIDLNLKGSDETGKDPLDNAIEKATTYYEQLKIPVFSCDTGLFFDGVEEEDQPGVLVKRIHGEDLSYREMVDYYSDLAAKYGGKLTAYYKNGICLYIDKDHIYKYDGEDICSEKFYIVDKPHERYREGFPLDTLSVDIETMKYYYDLEDEKSESLGVIFGFREFFIRSLDDYLHRKNI; this is encoded by the coding sequence ATGAGGTTAATATATGGTACATATAATCCATCAAAGCTGACAAGTATGATTAAAATGCTTGATGGCCTCAATATCGAAGTTACAGGCATTGGCAGTATTGATTTAAATCTGAAAGGATCTGATGAAACTGGGAAAGATCCTTTAGATAATGCTATAGAAAAAGCCACTACTTACTACGAACAGCTTAAGATACCTGTATTTTCATGTGATACTGGTTTATTCTTTGATGGTGTAGAGGAAGAAGATCAACCTGGTGTATTAGTGAAGAGGATTCATGGTGAGGATTTATCCTACAGAGAAATGGTTGATTATTACAGTGATTTGGCAGCAAAGTATGGAGGCAAACTAACTGCATATTATAAAAATGGCATATGTTTATATATAGATAAGGATCATATTTATAAGTATGACGGTGAAGATATTTGTTCTGAGAAGTTTTATATTGTAGACAAGCCTCATGAAAGATATAGAGAAGGGTTTCCATTAGATACTTTATCTGTAGATATAGAAACTATGAAATATTATTATGATTTAGAAGATGAAAAAAGTGAAAGTTTAGGAGTTATTTTTGGATTTAGAGAGTTTTTTATTAGAAGTCTTGATGATTATTTACATAGAAAAAATATATAG